ATTAATTCCTTGCTGCCAAAGGTAGGTATTCTTTAAAATGGAAGTCCCTCGTGTTCCTAATGTTGATGTTTtcccattttcttcttttgacaTTTTTTGGCaagtttttaagttttaaaccTGATATATGTTAGATTATTCTAGAACACTAGCCTCGTTGTTCCTTTTGTAATATAATGAAGGAAAAGGCCCTGCAATAACTATGGGGAACAATTTGTGCACTGGGTGAGCTTGTCTTATATAGATTAATTATTCTGTTTATAAGATGCATTAGTCTAGGGTTGAAACTGAAGCTTTGTGTTTCCATCACAAGTTGTAGCTCAAGAATTCCAAGACCAGTATTCTTATCTGAAAGGAAAATGGGGGAAAAATgtgcttcttttttcttaaattaattctaatatatagAATAAAGATTAAAGTTTAGGCGGATCTAATAAAAATCCAAAGAAAAGGgagtaattaaaataaaagtaaactTAACCCCACGTCCCTGCATGAGTATCTTATCATGTGAAAATAGATGCCCTGATTGCATTCGCTACCGGGTTGGTGTTTTATTAACTCTCTCTCCTTCTCTACTGTCTCTTAtacaattttctttctctgagCCTAGGGTTTCATCACAGAGGGGTGGTTACCGGCGGCTTCTGTCACTGGTTTAATTCTACTTCACTTTGTTCTCTGGTTTTTGctgtgtatattttttagttctATTAATAAAGGGTCAGTTAGTTATCGGTTTAATGTTACTTTTGTGTCATGGGTATTATCTTTAGTATAATATTAGTATTTGTTATTACTGATATATTATTGTCCTTTACCTAGTTAGTTATTTGACcaattattatgtttttatttgcCAACCATTGGCTATTAAATGTGTCAGGAAGAATTATTATCCAATCAAtgaaatattctattttactCTAAATCCTCTCCTGCCTCAGCTCTCTTCTTCTCATTCTTCTACCTTCTGTTCTATTCATATTCTTCGTCCAATCTTCTATTTCTAGCTTTTGTTAACTCTGATGCACCTGGTTCCCAACAGTTTGGTACCAAAACAGTAGGCTGCCTTTGAATTCTGCtactttcttctctttttaatcTCATCTTATTCTCTCACTTCTCATCTTTAATCTTCTTCTATTCCCTTAATATTCTAATTACCTAACATGGCATCGGATTCGAAGCTTATCGGAAGACTAAGAGAACTTATAAAAGAACTCCGACCCGAGCATCACAACTATCAGCATATTATGCCAGCAACTTGAAGTATTGGATATGCAAGTGTTTATGAGAGAAcaatttgagttttttttttttttttttttttttctgttcgAAGAACATGATCAAAATGAACAAGAATGGTAAAATGATAATGGTCTGTCAGCTGACGTTCTAGCAGAGCAAAGTGACggtgataatgatgatgaagaagaagaaccaaCCGTTGGTACTGGAACAACTTGTGTGCCTCAGTTGGCATGAATAGAGGCTGTTTGGAGTTACATTAGAGATAACAAATTGCAAGATCCAAATACTGTATTGTGTGGAGTGATGGTCCACAAACAATATGAGTTTGAGAAGTGGAAAAgtacagaaaaaagaaagaatgtgAATGTTGACGAGTTTTAGTATCTCTACTAGTCCTAATTTTGGATGTTCTAGTGTTCGTGTGTATAAATGGACATGTAAGGACACAATAGTACTCAAAGAAGTAGAGTTTGAAACGTGGACAAAGCATAGGAAAGGAATAGGATTAAAGGTCATGTGCTTCAAAGAGAGGTAGATTGAGTTATCCTGCGATTGCAATCATTTAAAAAGAGAAGATTGAAGAACATCAATATGGTGATGTCTAATGAAGGAAGTCTGGCCTGACAGTATGAGAAGGTAATGTCTAATGAAAGAAGTCTGGCCTGACAGTACGAGGAGGATGTCTAGAATTCAACCAACAACATGgtgagaaaggaaatcatacATGTgccgattttttttttatttgccaATAATCATTAACTAAAATGTATGAGAAAATACAAGTGCTATCGGAAAATAAAGACTTTGTAAGCCTGCAATTACTACTAAGAGATCAGGACATTAAACCATACCATGAACCAGTGCAATTCAGCTAATCGAAAGTTCCAAGCAAACGTAAAGAGTACTAACCAGCCTACTGGACCGAGACTGCATCACAACAACATTCAAACTAATTAATTGCCCTTGGATTTTTGCTGGACCAGTATTACTATAAGCTTGCTATTCATTGTTTGTCGCTTTATTGGTGTGCTTACTTCTATTTTCATACGTACAGCTTACTTGTATGCATATCCTGTTTTTACTAACAATGTTCTACTAGATTCAATCAACAGCAAGGCAGGGTGgcattaatttgttttaaaggCACCTACACATGGAACTGCCTGCCCACACAACATGCCTGATTAATCGCTTGTGTTTTTAAGTTTTGATGGCGTTTCCATAATTTGCTCTCTATCTTGATTGTGCATGCAAGTAGCTTGTACTAATTTGGTGGAcctaatataaattttaacagaattttatttttattgccTTTCCAATAAGTGATAAGCCTGTACGAATggggaaaaagaataaaattaaaaacttggTTTACAGGAAGACTACCCGCGCAAACCCTAGGCAATCCTGTTGGCTTATATAACAGGTACATTTTGCATTCATATAATATGAATCCAAATCGAATAACTAAATATTCACTTTTCAGACAGCATTTTACAAGTCCCATGCATGCAGTTTTAGAATTGGCAAATCCAAGtgtaaaaaaaaacataaatccTCACATATATTTAAGGAGAAAAACAAACATAACAATAAAATCCTAGCACAGTGCAGTACACCTAACAAAACTTTCAAAAATAACTTTGCTCAAGACCAATGGCTACAAAACTGTATTTTATATGATACCAATCTTGTTCGCCACATCCAAGGCGTCATAGTCTGGAGTCAACCTAACATATGCCTTCTTAGTTCCATCAGGCCTGCATAGAATAATAATTGTTTAGGAATTCATTAGAAATGGCAAGTGCTAATCATTCACTGTATATGACATGTATAGGAGCATCAAGATCAACAATTTCTACTCCACTATATCAAGGTTAAAATGGTCTTTAGATAGCACAGTCCGACATCTCAACCATACATAAATCAGCTAGTGACCCACTTCAGTCAACTTTGGCAAAATCTGAATAAGTATCAGTTAATTATCTTGCTAAATATGAAATCTCCGAAATTGCCTGTGCTTTATCAAAGCATAGTTACCTGATCAAAGTATTCACTTTCTTGGTCTGAATGTCGTACATCTTCTTAActgcatctttaattttctttttgtcagCCCGAAGGTCAACTATGAAAACGAGGGTGTTGTTATCCTCAATCTTCTTCATAGCAGATTCAGTGGTCAGTGGATACTTCAGAATTTGATACTGGTCCAACTTGTTTCTTGGGGTTGCACTGATGCGTGGATATTTTGGGTTTCTATCTTTCTTCAATGTCTTGGGCCGGTGAAATGTGACCTTTGTCCTGATCTTCTTAGCTTTCTTAAATGTTGTACCTGATTTCACAGCCTTTGCAGCCTTCACAGCCTGTGACTTGGCATCAGTTTTCTTGGCAGCATCACCTGTAAGAATTGAATACATAACCTCAGtacaaaagataataaaaggCA
The nucleotide sequence above comes from Ricinus communis isolate WT05 ecotype wild-type chromosome 6, ASM1957865v1, whole genome shotgun sequence. Encoded proteins:
- the LOC8272233 gene encoding 60S ribosomal protein L23a, whose translation is MAPKGDAAKKTDAKSQAVKAAKAVKSGTTFKKAKKIRTKVTFHRPKTLKKDRNPKYPRISATPRNKLDQYQILKYPLTTESAMKKIEDNNTLVFIVDLRADKKKIKDAVKKMYDIQTKKVNTLIRPDGTKKAYVRLTPDYDALDVANKIGII